The proteins below are encoded in one region of Fusobacterium massiliense:
- the rpmC gene encoding 50S ribosomal protein L29 has protein sequence MRAKEIREMTSEDLVVKCKELKEELFNLKFQLSLGQLTNTAKIREVRREIARINTILNER, from the coding sequence ATGAGAGCTAAAGAAATAAGAGAAATGACTAGTGAAGACCTAGTTGTTAAGTGTAAAGAGCTAAAAGAAGAATTATTCAACTTGAAGTTCCAACTTTCATTAGGTCAACTAACAAATACAGCAAAAATAAGAGAAGTTAGAAGAGAGATCGCAAGAATTAACACAATCTTAAATGAAAGATAA
- the rpsH gene encoding 30S ribosomal protein S8 produces MYLTDPIADMLTRVRNANAVMHEKVDVPHSKMKERIAEILKEQGYISNYKIVTEEGNKKNIRVYLKYAGKERVIKGLKRISKPGRRVYSSVEDMPRVLSGLGIAIVSTSKGIVTDKVARAEKVGGEILAFVW; encoded by the coding sequence ATGTATTTAACAGATCCAATTGCTGATATGTTAACAAGAGTTAGAAATGCTAATGCAGTTATGCATGAAAAAGTAGATGTACCTCACTCAAAGATGAAAGAAAGAATAGCTGAAATCTTAAAGGAACAAGGTTACATTTCTAATTATAAAATTGTTACTGAAGAAGGAAATAAAAAGAATATAAGAGTATATTTAAAATATGCTGGTAAAGAAAGAGTTATAAAAGGATTAAAAAGAATATCTAAACCTGGAAGAAGAGTTTATTCTTCTGTAGAAGATATGCCTAGAGTTTTATCTGGTCTAGGAATAGCAATAGTTTCAACTTCTAAAGGAATTGTAACTGATAAAGTTGCTAGAGCAGAAAAAGTAGGTGGAGAAATCCTTGCATTTGTATGGTAA
- the rplV gene encoding 50S ribosomal protein L22: protein MEAKAITRFVRLSPRKARLVADLVRGKSALEALDILEFTNKKAARVIKKTLSSAIANATNNFKMDEDKLVVSTIMINQGPVLKRVMPRAMGRADIIRKPTAHITVAVTEE from the coding sequence GTGGAAGCTAAAGCAATAACTAGATTCGTAAGACTATCTCCTAGAAAAGCTAGATTAGTAGCTGACTTAGTGAGAGGTAAATCAGCACTAGAAGCATTAGATATTCTAGAGTTTACAAATAAAAAAGCCGCTAGAGTTATAAAGAAAACTTTGTCGTCTGCAATAGCAAATGCGACAAACAATTTCAAAATGGATGAAGATAAATTAGTAGTGTCAACTATAATGATAAATCAAGGGCCAGTTTTAAAAAGAGTTATGCCAAGAGCAATGGGTAGAGCGGATATCATAAGAAAGCCAACAGCTCATATTACAGTGGCAGTAACTGAAGAATAA
- the rpsN gene encoding 30S ribosomal protein S14, translated as MAKKSMIARDVKRAELVDKYAEKRAELKKRVAAGDMEAMYELNKLPKDSSAVRKRNRCQLDGRPRGYMREFGISRVKFRQLAGAGEIPGVKKSSW; from the coding sequence ATGGCGAAAAAGTCAATGATCGCAAGAGATGTTAAAAGAGCAGAACTTGTTGACAAATATGCTGAAAAAAGAGCTGAATTAAAGAAAAGAGTAGCTGCTGGAGATATGGAAGCTATGTATGAATTAAATAAACTTCCAAAAGATTCTTCTGCTGTTAGAAAAAGAAATAGATGTCAATTAGATGGAAGACCAAGAGGATATATGAGAGAATTCGGAATATCAAGAGTTAAGTTTAGACAACTTGCAGGTGCTGGAGAAATCCCTGGTGTAAAAAAATCATCTTGGTAA
- the rpsC gene encoding 30S ribosomal protein S3, with protein sequence MGQKVDPRGLRVGITRTWDSNWYADKKEYVKYFHEDVQIKEFIKKNYFHTGISKVRIERTSPSQVVVYIHTGKAGLIIGRKGAEIDALRVKLEKLTAKKVTVKVQEIKDLNSDAVLVAESIAAQIEKRIAYKKAMTQAISRTMKSADVKGIKVMISGRLNGAEIARSEWAVEGKVPLHTLRADIDYAVATAHTTYGALGIKVWIFHGEVLPSKKEGGEA encoded by the coding sequence GTGGGACAAAAAGTAGACCCTAGAGGACTTAGAGTTGGAATAACAAGAACTTGGGACTCTAATTGGTATGCAGATAAAAAAGAGTATGTAAAATACTTCCATGAAGATGTGCAAATAAAAGAATTTATAAAGAAAAACTACTTCCATACAGGAATTTCGAAGGTAAGAATTGAAAGAACATCTCCTTCACAAGTAGTTGTTTATATACATACTGGAAAAGCAGGATTAATAATTGGAAGAAAAGGTGCTGAAATTGATGCATTAAGAGTTAAATTAGAAAAATTAACAGCTAAGAAAGTAACTGTAAAAGTTCAAGAAATAAAAGACTTAAACAGTGATGCAGTATTAGTTGCTGAATCAATAGCAGCTCAAATAGAAAAAAGAATTGCTTACAAAAAAGCAATGACTCAAGCTATTTCAAGAACAATGAAATCAGCAGATGTTAAAGGAATAAAAGTAATGATTTCAGGAAGATTAAATGGTGCTGAAATTGCTAGATCTGAATGGGCAGTTGAAGGAAAAGTTCCTTTACATACATTAAGAGCAGATATAGATTATGCAGTAGCAACAGCTCATACAACTTATGGAGCTTTAGGAATTAAAGTATGGATATTCCATGGGGAAGTTCTTCCTAGTAAGAAGGAAGGAGGGGAAGCTTAA
- the rpsQ gene encoding 30S ribosomal protein S17 yields MRNERKVREGIVVSDKMQKTIVVAIETMILHPIYKKRVKRTTKFKAHDEENVAQIGDKVRIMETRPLSKDKNWRLVEIIEKAK; encoded by the coding sequence TTGAGAAACGAAAGAAAAGTAAGAGAAGGAATAGTTGTTTCTGATAAAATGCAAAAAACTATAGTTGTTGCAATTGAAACAATGATACTTCATCCTATATACAAAAAAAGAGTAAAAAGAACTACTAAGTTCAAAGCTCATGATGAAGAAAATGTAGCTCAAATAGGAGATAAAGTAAGAATTATGGAAACTAGACCTTTATCTAAGGATAAAAATTGGAGACTAGTAGAAATCATAGAAAAAGCGAAATAA
- the rplE gene encoding 50S ribosomal protein L5: protein MTKYVSRYHKFYDEVVVPKLMKELEIKNIMDCPKLEKIIVNMGVGEATQNSKLMDAAMADLTIITGQKPLLRKAKKSEAGFKLREGMPIGAKVTLRKERMYDFLDRLVNVVLPRVRDFEGVPSNSFDGRGNYSLGLRDQLVFPEIDFDKVEKLLGMSITMVSSAKTDEEGRALLKAFGMPFKK from the coding sequence GTGACTAAATATGTTTCTAGATACCACAAATTTTATGATGAAGTAGTGGTTCCTAAATTAATGAAAGAATTAGAAATAAAAAATATTATGGATTGTCCTAAATTAGAGAAGATAATCGTTAATATGGGAGTTGGAGAAGCAACTCAAAACTCTAAGTTAATGGATGCAGCTATGGCTGATTTAACTATAATAACTGGACAAAAACCATTATTAAGAAAAGCTAAAAAGTCTGAAGCTGGTTTCAAATTAAGAGAAGGAATGCCTATTGGAGCAAAAGTAACATTAAGAAAAGAAAGAATGTATGATTTCTTAGACAGACTAGTAAATGTTGTACTTCCAAGAGTAAGAGACTTTGAAGGAGTTCCTAGCAACTCATTCGATGGAAGAGGAAACTATTCACTAGGATTAAGAGACCAATTAGTATTTCCTGAAATAGATTTCGATAAAGTAGAAAAACTTTTAGGAATGTCTATCACTATGGTTTCTTCTGCAAAAACAGATGAAGAAGGAAGAGCATTACTTAAGGCTTTTGGAATGCCTTTCAAAAAGTAA
- the rpsS gene encoding 30S ribosomal protein S19, with amino-acid sequence MARSLKKGPFCDHHLMAKVEEAVASGNNKAVIKTWSRRSTIFPNFIGITFGVYNGKKHIPVHVTEQMVGHKLGEFAPTRTYHGHGVDKKKK; translated from the coding sequence ATGGCAAGATCATTAAAAAAAGGACCTTTTTGTGACCATCATTTAATGGCTAAAGTTGAAGAAGCAGTTGCTTCAGGAAACAATAAAGCTGTTATAAAAACTTGGTCAAGAAGATCTACAATATTCCCAAATTTTATAGGAATAACATTTGGAGTATATAACGGAAAAAAACATATACCAGTTCATGTTACTGAACAAATGGTAGGACATAAATTAGGAGAATTTGCACCAACTAGAACATATCATGGACATGGTGTAGATAAAAAGAAAAAATAA
- the rplF gene encoding 50S ribosomal protein L6: MSRVGKKPIVVPSGVEFTVKENVVTVKGPKGTLTKEFNKDLTIKLEDGHVVVERPNDEPFVRAIHGTTRALINNMVKGVSEGYRKTLTLVGVGYRAAAKGKGLEISLGYSHPVIIDEIPGITFTVEKNTTIYVDGIEKELVGQVAANIRAKRPPEPYKGKGVKYAEEHIRRKEGKKS; the protein is encoded by the coding sequence ATGTCAAGAGTAGGTAAAAAACCTATCGTTGTGCCTTCTGGAGTTGAATTTACAGTAAAAGAAAATGTAGTTACTGTAAAAGGACCTAAAGGTACATTAACAAAAGAATTTAACAAAGATTTAACTATAAAATTAGAAGATGGTCATGTAGTTGTTGAAAGACCAAATGATGAACCATTTGTTAGAGCAATACATGGAACTACTAGAGCTTTAATCAATAATATGGTTAAAGGAGTTTCTGAAGGATACAGAAAAACTCTTACTCTAGTTGGGGTTGGATATAGAGCAGCAGCTAAAGGAAAAGGATTAGAAATATCTTTAGGATATTCTCATCCAGTTATAATCGACGAAATTCCTGGAATTACTTTTACAGTTGAAAAAAATACAACAATATATGTAGATGGAATTGAAAAAGAATTAGTTGGTCAAGTTGCAGCAAATATAAGAGCTAAGAGACCACCTGAACCATATAAAGGTAAAGGGGTTAAATA
- the rplN gene encoding 50S ribosomal protein L14, which yields MVQQQTILNVADNSGAKKLMVIRVLGGSKKRFGRIGDIVVASVKEAIPGGNVKKGDVVKAVIVRTKKETRREDGSYIKFDDNAGVVINNNNEPKATRIFGPVARELRARNFMKILSLAIEVI from the coding sequence ATGGTACAACAACAAACTATCCTTAATGTTGCTGATAACTCAGGGGCTAAAAAACTTATGGTAATAAGAGTTTTAGGCGGATCAAAAAAGAGATTCGGTAGAATTGGTGACATTGTTGTGGCATCAGTTAAAGAAGCTATCCCTGGTGGTAACGTTAAAAAGGGAGATGTAGTAAAAGCTGTTATAGTAAGAACAAAAAAAGAAACTAGAAGAGAAGATGGTTCATATATAAAATTTGATGACAATGCAGGAGTTGTAATCAACAATAACAACGAACCAAAAGCAACAAGAATATTTGGACCTGTTGCAAGAGAATTAAGAGCAAGAAACTTCATGAAAATCTTATCTCTAGCAATAGAAGTTATATAA
- the rplP gene encoding 50S ribosomal protein L16 translates to MLMPKRTKHRKMFRGRMKGEAHKGNYVAFGDWGLQALEPSWITNRQIESCRVAINRTFKREGKTYIRIFPDKPITARPAGVRMGKGKGNVEGWVSVVKPGRILFEVSGVTDEKAAAALRKAAMKLPIRCKIVKKEENGGEN, encoded by the coding sequence ATGTTAATGCCAAAAAGAACAAAACACAGAAAAATGTTCAGAGGTAGAATGAAAGGTGAAGCTCATAAAGGTAATTATGTTGCTTTTGGAGATTGGGGATTACAAGCCTTAGAACCATCTTGGATAACAAATAGACAAATAGAATCTTGTCGGGTTGCTATCAACAGAACATTCAAAAGAGAAGGGAAAACATATATAAGAATATTCCCTGATAAACCTATTACAGCAAGACCTGCTGGAGTGAGAATGGGTAAAGGTAAAGGTAACGTTGAAGGTTGGGTATCAGTAGTAAAACCTGGAAGAATCTTATTCGAAGTTTCTGGTGTAACTGATGAAAAAGCAGCAGCAGCTTTAAGAAAGGCAGCTATGAAATTACCAATTAGATGTAAAATTGTTAAAAAAGAAGAAAATGGTGGTGAAAACTAA
- the rplX gene encoding 50S ribosomal protein L24, translating to MAKPKIKFVPDSLHVKSGDTVYVISGKDKGKTGKVIKVFPKKGKVVVEGINIVTKHLKPSQVNPQGGVVQREAAIFSSKVMLFDAKAGKPTRVRHEVRDGKKVRVSVKSGEIL from the coding sequence ATGGCTAAACCTAAAATTAAGTTTGTACCTGATTCATTACATGTAAAATCTGGAGATACAGTTTATGTAATATCAGGAAAAGATAAAGGTAAAACAGGTAAAGTTATAAAAGTTTTCCCTAAAAAAGGAAAAGTAGTAGTAGAAGGAATAAATATAGTAACTAAACATTTAAAGCCATCTCAAGTAAACCCACAAGGTGGAGTTGTGCAAAGAGAAGCTGCAATCTTCTCATCAAAAGTGATGTTGTTTGATGCAAAAGCTGGAAAACCAACAAGAGTTAGACACGAAGTTAGAGATGGAAAAAAAGTAAGAGTTTCAGTTAAATCTGGAGAAATATTATAA